Proteins co-encoded in one Saprospira grandis genomic window:
- a CDS encoding HU family DNA-binding protein: protein MRKADLVARIAEKTEIPKVDVLVTLEEFFKQVKDSIAEGENVYVRGFGSFIAKKRARKVGRNIKANRAIEIPAHYIPAFKPAKVFVEKVKTNLKVEEKEQKETVSK from the coding sequence ATGAGAAAAGCTGATTTGGTAGCTCGTATCGCCGAGAAAACAGAAATCCCCAAGGTTGATGTTTTGGTAACACTTGAAGAATTCTTCAAGCAAGTTAAGGATAGCATCGCAGAAGGCGAAAACGTCTACGTTCGCGGTTTCGGTAGTTTTATTGCTAAAAAACGCGCCCGCAAAGTGGGCCGCAACATTAAAGCAAACCGTGCCATTGAAATCCCCGCACACTATATCCCCGCTTTCAAGCCTGCAAAAGTATTTGTAGAAAAAGTGAAAACAAACTTGAAGGTAGAAGAAAAGGAGCAAAAAGAAACAGTTTCTAAATAA
- a CDS encoding ribonuclease HII — protein sequence MSNLAFSYQDTLIEAGCDEAGRGCLAGPVFAAAVILDPKMDLSELNDSKKLSAKKREELREIIEEGAVAWAVAQLSPAEIDKHNILQASFLAMHRALDQLSTTPQLLLIDGNRFRPYKEIPHHCMIKGDGRFLSIAAASILAKTHRDEYMLQQAEKYPEYGWSSNKGYPTKAHRAAIAQFGATPLHRKSFRLLPEAEQKKLSFED from the coding sequence ATGTCAAACTTAGCATTTTCTTATCAAGATACTTTAATAGAAGCGGGCTGCGATGAAGCGGGCCGCGGCTGTTTGGCGGGGCCTGTTTTTGCCGCCGCCGTAATTTTAGATCCCAAAATGGACCTCAGCGAGCTCAATGACTCCAAAAAGCTAAGCGCCAAAAAACGAGAGGAGCTCCGAGAAATTATTGAAGAAGGGGCAGTAGCTTGGGCCGTGGCTCAACTGAGCCCTGCAGAAATTGATAAGCACAATATATTGCAGGCCTCTTTTTTGGCCATGCATCGGGCTTTGGACCAACTAAGTACAACTCCCCAACTCTTATTGATTGACGGCAATCGCTTTCGGCCCTACAAAGAGATTCCACATCATTGCATGATTAAAGGCGATGGCCGCTTCCTCAGTATTGCCGCCGCTAGCATCTTGGCCAAAACCCATCGCGACGAATATATGCTCCAACAAGCCGAAAAATATCCAGAATATGGCTGGAGCAGTAATAAAGGCTACCCCACCAAAGCCCACCGAGCCGCTATTGCCCAATTTGGCGCTACGCCCCTACACAGAAAAAGCTTTCGCCTCCTGCCAGAAGCAGAACAGAAAAAACTGTCATTTGAAGATTAA
- the ruvB gene encoding Holliday junction branch migration DNA helicase RuvB — translation MRNEHLDPTNDNFSEQENNIEKALRPQLLQDFTGQPKLVENLQIFIQAAKRRGEALDHVLLHGPPGLGKTTLSLIIANELETEIKITSGPVLEKPGDLAGLLTNLEEGDVLFIDEIHRLNTVVEEYLYSAMEDYRIDIMLDTGPNARTIQIQLNPFTLVGATTRKGLLTAPMRARFGIDCLLDYYDLATLIKIIKRSAQILQVPITEDGANEIGRRSRGTPRIANALLRRVRDFAEIKGNGTIDATIAAYGLDALQVDSQGLDEMDNKILRVMIEHFKGGPVGLTTIATAVGEDAGTIEDVHEPYLIQQGYLKRTPRGRSVTYKAYQHLNLAAPGEEGELF, via the coding sequence ATGCGTAACGAACACCTCGATCCCACCAACGATAATTTCTCAGAACAAGAGAATAATATAGAGAAGGCGCTACGGCCCCAACTCTTGCAAGATTTTACCGGCCAACCCAAATTGGTCGAAAATCTCCAAATCTTTATTCAAGCCGCCAAAAGAAGGGGCGAAGCCCTAGACCATGTGCTCTTGCACGGCCCTCCCGGCCTCGGAAAAACCACCCTCTCGCTGATTATCGCCAATGAGCTGGAAACCGAAATTAAGATTACTTCGGGCCCCGTGCTCGAAAAACCCGGCGATCTTGCGGGCCTATTGACCAACCTAGAGGAGGGCGATGTCCTTTTTATTGACGAAATTCATCGCCTCAATACGGTGGTGGAGGAGTACCTCTATTCGGCCATGGAGGATTATCGCATCGATATTATGCTGGATACGGGACCCAATGCCCGAACCATCCAAATTCAACTCAATCCCTTCACTTTGGTGGGCGCAACTACCCGAAAAGGCTTGCTCACGGCCCCTATGCGCGCCCGTTTTGGCATCGATTGCCTGCTCGATTATTACGATTTGGCCACCCTGATCAAGATTATCAAGCGCTCGGCTCAGATTCTACAAGTGCCCATTACCGAGGATGGCGCCAACGAAATCGGCCGCCGCTCTAGAGGTACGCCCCGTATCGCCAATGCCCTGCTCCGAAGAGTCCGCGATTTTGCCGAAATCAAAGGAAATGGAACCATCGATGCCACGATCGCCGCCTATGGCCTCGATGCCCTACAGGTCGATAGCCAAGGCCTCGACGAAATGGATAATAAGATCCTGCGTGTGATGATTGAACACTTTAAAGGCGGGCCCGTCGGCCTAACCACTATCGCTACCGCCGTGGGCGAAGATGCCGGCACGATCGAGGATGTTCACGAGCCTTACCTGATCCAACAAGGCTACCTCAAACGCACGCCTAGAGGCCGATCGGTCACCTATAAGGCCTATCAACACCTCAATTTGGCCGCCCCCGGAGAAGAAGGGGAGCTCTTTTAA
- a CDS encoding DUF4276 family protein yields MEYLIIILAAEGPTDYRFLKPLLERYLSQLDLRRPIELQIEEVTKNTGGSFSDYLAKIDTKAEEYAANFIVLHQDADANELSDKNQQIKDRWAAQSSAYSLVAAIPVKMIEAWLLADPILLLEKGLGEPLPKKPKDQKQRLAELGLSHPPESIVDPKAFLSALIGKLLGPKEVNETLSDLYNLLGNQLSFDALKKRPSFRAFDQQMKKLLTDQQLMN; encoded by the coding sequence ATGGAATATCTGATTATTATACTCGCAGCAGAAGGCCCTACCGATTATCGCTTTTTAAAACCCTTGTTAGAACGCTATTTGTCCCAGCTAGATCTTCGTCGCCCAATTGAGCTTCAAATAGAAGAAGTTACCAAAAATACAGGCGGTAGTTTCTCAGACTATTTAGCTAAAATTGATACAAAAGCAGAGGAGTATGCCGCTAATTTTATTGTTCTTCATCAGGATGCAGATGCCAATGAGTTGAGCGATAAAAATCAACAAATAAAAGATCGTTGGGCGGCGCAAAGTTCTGCTTACTCACTGGTCGCGGCTATCCCTGTTAAAATGATTGAAGCCTGGTTGCTTGCCGACCCCATTCTACTCTTAGAAAAGGGATTGGGAGAACCGCTCCCAAAAAAACCAAAAGATCAAAAACAGCGTTTAGCCGAATTAGGACTCAGCCACCCTCCAGAATCTATTGTAGATCCCAAAGCCTTTTTGAGCGCTTTAATAGGAAAACTATTAGGCCCCAAAGAAGTCAATGAAACCCTGAGCGACCTATATAATTTACTGGGCAATCAATTATCCTTTGATGCGCTAAAAAAACGACCTTCTTTTCGAGCTTTTGATCAGCAAATGAAAAAGCTACTTACAGATCAGCAGCTAATGAATTAA
- a CDS encoding AAA family ATPase encodes MISKIAISGFKSFHNFEMDLAPFTLIAGANSSGKSNLFDALALISALANSSNLKTAFATQRGELIELFTQYAPDIYAEEMSFIVEVLLDRQITDSWGQTVDLDYTRLRYSLKIKRSTDENSISSLRVLEEKLERILVKEDAWIKHFVPGKKEHWRPKSIGRQLPFIQTKGDYLQLEEDAKGSRDKRFPLKQAQRTILSTVDTIDYPHALALKEAFSYWQFLQLQPEELRKATAKAAAQNVLGQQGQNMAGNLQRLINKSPKLLAKIRRNFNRFLPHFIDLEVVEDQLNKAYVIRLQDQNKQWYSAKLLSEGTLRILALCIMLADPMRQGLLCFEEPENGLHPARIKDMADLLEKLTTDFKDKEEKLQQLIVNTHSPLFVQEVYEKKSLGSLIGLARISSRLDIYQNKNVNFNHSQILPINSPIRPLLKGVKAISLRELNDYLGTRIIANEPKKH; translated from the coding sequence ATGATTAGTAAAATAGCCATTAGCGGTTTTAAGTCCTTTCATAACTTTGAAATGGATTTGGCTCCTTTTACGCTAATCGCAGGAGCGAACAGCTCGGGAAAAAGCAATCTATTTGATGCTTTAGCGCTCATATCGGCTTTAGCTAACTCTTCAAATTTGAAGACTGCTTTTGCGACTCAAAGAGGGGAGCTAATCGAGCTATTTACGCAGTATGCGCCAGACATTTATGCAGAAGAAATGTCTTTTATCGTAGAGGTTTTACTAGATCGTCAAATTACGGATTCTTGGGGGCAAACGGTAGATTTAGACTATACTCGTTTGCGTTATAGCTTAAAAATCAAGCGCTCAACTGATGAAAATTCTATCAGCTCCTTGCGTGTTTTAGAAGAAAAGCTAGAGCGCATTTTGGTCAAGGAAGATGCTTGGATAAAACATTTTGTTCCTGGAAAAAAAGAGCATTGGCGGCCTAAAAGTATAGGCCGTCAGCTCCCCTTTATTCAAACTAAGGGCGATTATTTACAATTGGAGGAAGATGCTAAAGGCAGCCGCGACAAAAGGTTTCCTTTAAAACAGGCCCAACGGACCATTCTTTCTACAGTAGATACTATTGATTACCCACATGCACTAGCCTTAAAAGAAGCGTTTAGCTATTGGCAATTTCTTCAGCTTCAGCCAGAAGAATTGCGAAAAGCAACAGCCAAAGCTGCTGCTCAAAATGTTCTGGGCCAGCAAGGTCAAAATATGGCTGGAAACCTACAACGACTCATCAATAAATCGCCTAAGCTGTTAGCTAAAATCAGGCGGAATTTCAATCGTTTTTTGCCCCATTTTATAGACTTAGAAGTAGTCGAAGATCAGCTGAACAAGGCTTATGTTATTCGCTTGCAGGACCAGAATAAACAGTGGTATTCAGCCAAGTTACTCTCTGAAGGAACCTTACGCATTTTGGCTCTCTGCATTATGTTGGCCGACCCCATGAGACAGGGCCTGCTTTGTTTTGAGGAGCCAGAAAATGGCCTGCATCCTGCTCGTATCAAAGATATGGCAGATTTGCTGGAGAAACTGACGACTGATTTTAAGGATAAAGAGGAAAAGCTTCAACAACTCATTGTCAATACCCATTCGCCTCTTTTTGTACAAGAAGTGTACGAAAAGAAAAGTCTAGGCAGCCTGATTGGCTTGGCTCGAATTAGCAGTCGACTAGATATTTACCAAAATAAAAATGTAAATTTTAACCATAGCCAAATTCTTCCTATAAACTCTCCAATTAGGCCACTTCTTAAGGGCGTAAAAGCGATTAGTCTAAGAGAACTAAACGATTATCTAGGTACTCGCATAATTGCAAATGAGCCAAAGAAGCACTAA
- a CDS encoding exodeoxyribonuclease III — MKVLSYNVNGLRAAIRKGFVDWVKENDIDIIGLQEAKALREQVDLEELQAAGYEHIYWHAAEKKGYSGVVVLSKVKADLEVQGMGIERFDKEGRVLRLDFGDWTLLNCYFPSGTSGSVRQEVKYDFLDSIYDWVQELKKERPKILLQGDYNIAHEEIDIHNPKRNHKTSGFLPEERAWMSKWLEEGGFVDSFRQLHPEEQKFSWWSMRSKTARANNKGWRIDYQCVSEDLVPAIKGAELLNDAVHSDHCPCLIELDI, encoded by the coding sequence ATGAAAGTACTATCCTACAATGTAAATGGACTAAGAGCTGCAATTCGGAAAGGTTTTGTGGATTGGGTGAAGGAAAATGACATTGATATTATTGGCCTGCAAGAAGCTAAGGCTTTGCGCGAACAAGTAGATTTGGAAGAGCTGCAAGCGGCTGGTTATGAGCACATTTACTGGCATGCGGCCGAAAAAAAAGGCTATAGTGGAGTAGTCGTTTTGTCTAAGGTAAAAGCCGATTTGGAAGTGCAGGGCATGGGCATCGAGCGCTTTGATAAAGAGGGCCGAGTTTTGCGCCTAGATTTTGGCGATTGGACCCTATTGAACTGCTATTTTCCTTCGGGTACATCGGGCTCTGTCCGCCAGGAGGTCAAATATGATTTTCTGGATAGTATTTATGATTGGGTGCAAGAATTGAAAAAAGAGCGGCCCAAAATTTTGCTGCAAGGCGATTATAATATTGCCCATGAAGAAATTGATATTCACAACCCCAAACGCAACCATAAAACCTCTGGTTTTTTGCCCGAAGAGCGGGCTTGGATGAGCAAATGGCTAGAAGAAGGCGGCTTTGTAGATAGCTTTCGGCAGTTGCATCCCGAGGAGCAAAAATTTAGCTGGTGGAGCATGCGCTCTAAAACCGCAAGGGCCAACAACAAAGGCTGGCGCATCGATTATCAGTGCGTTTCAGAAGATTTAGTGCCTGCCATCAAAGGCGCTGAGCTGTTGAATGATGCCGTACATTCTGACCATTGTCCCTGCTTAATTGAGCTGGATATATAA
- a CDS encoding aspartate-semialdehyde dehydrogenase gives MKLALVGASGMVGQVMLKLLEERNFPVSQLLPVASARSKGKTIRFKGQDIPLLLAEEALTQKPNLALFSAGGSVSLALAPKFAAIGCKVIDNSSAFRMQHDKPLIVPEVNLDQLKADDFIIANPNCSTIQLLLALWPLEKKYGLERVLVSTYQSMTGTGMKALQQYQEELQGKTPQNPAYPHPIFENCLPHCDVFVEDGYTKEEIKLLNESRKIMNLPELRLSATAVRVPVMGGHSEAVNIALKTPFELADIRELLAQSPGVVVQDNPSENLYPMPLSAKGKDEVFVGRIRRDFSQENGLHLWIVADNLHKGAATNALQIAEALIEKGWL, from the coding sequence ATGAAATTAGCCCTTGTCGGTGCCAGCGGAATGGTTGGCCAAGTGATGTTGAAACTCTTAGAAGAACGCAATTTTCCAGTTAGCCAACTCTTGCCCGTGGCCTCTGCCCGCTCCAAAGGCAAAACAATCCGCTTTAAAGGCCAAGATATTCCGCTGCTTTTGGCCGAAGAGGCCCTGACCCAAAAACCCAATTTGGCCCTTTTTTCTGCCGGCGGTAGCGTTTCGCTAGCACTAGCCCCAAAATTTGCCGCCATTGGCTGTAAGGTCATTGATAATTCTTCGGCTTTCCGCATGCAGCATGATAAACCCCTCATTGTGCCCGAGGTCAATCTGGACCAACTCAAAGCCGATGACTTTATTATTGCCAATCCCAACTGCTCAACAATTCAGCTATTGTTGGCCCTTTGGCCCCTAGAAAAAAAATATGGCCTAGAACGAGTTCTGGTCTCTACCTATCAATCTATGACGGGAACAGGCATGAAGGCCCTCCAACAATATCAAGAGGAGTTGCAGGGCAAAACGCCCCAAAATCCCGCCTACCCCCACCCCATTTTTGAAAACTGCCTGCCCCATTGCGATGTTTTTGTAGAAGATGGTTATACTAAAGAGGAAATCAAGCTGCTGAACGAAAGCCGCAAAATCATGAATTTGCCCGAGCTTCGGCTCAGCGCCACGGCGGTCCGTGTGCCCGTTATGGGCGGCCATTCCGAAGCCGTAAATATTGCCCTAAAAACGCCCTTCGAGCTCGCCGATATTCGAGAATTGTTGGCCCAGTCTCCAGGCGTAGTGGTCCAAGATAATCCCAGCGAAAACCTCTACCCCATGCCACTTTCGGCCAAGGGAAAAGATGAGGTTTTTGTGGGCCGCATCCGCCGCGATTTTTCTCAAGAAAATGGCTTGCATCTTTGGATCGTTGCCGATAACTTGCATAAGGGCGCGGCCACCAATGCCCTACAAATTGCAGAAGCCCTCATTGAAAAGGGCTGGCTGTAA
- a CDS encoding methylmalonyl-CoA mutase family protein: MSVENKINWSEFEGLSTEEWKASIEKYLKGKPLEELEQSIEEGYSMAPFYRKEEVAPLRLPSLNAPKTWAIAEKIEVAGDLAASKKAVAEALNGGANMLILDFQKGKGKDIKEVLQGVHLNMISLKMQGEALGIFAEDYLRELGRFSYSSDLDLLLSGNSFQALSWQQLYGGTYPKLRAFQINICLKDGAITALSDALTEIKFAFEELRAAGAPPWDAQHYFQINFELEENYFRSISAIRAFKRLWLGVLEAQGLEKVSWPWIHAQAVVAERKEDLYWQMIANSTQALAAAVGQVNSLELPILGTAEQRPFARRIARNAQHLLQLESHLNEVEDPAAGAYYIEKYSQMLVKASWEQFLEKA; the protein is encoded by the coding sequence ATGTCTGTAGAGAATAAAATCAATTGGTCTGAATTTGAGGGCCTTAGCACAGAAGAATGGAAGGCCAGCATTGAAAAATACCTAAAGGGAAAGCCTTTAGAGGAGCTAGAGCAAAGCATTGAAGAGGGCTATAGTATGGCTCCTTTTTACCGAAAGGAAGAGGTGGCGCCCTTGCGTTTGCCTAGCTTAAATGCGCCTAAAACTTGGGCTATTGCTGAAAAAATTGAGGTAGCTGGTGATTTGGCCGCTAGTAAAAAAGCCGTGGCCGAGGCCTTGAATGGCGGGGCCAATATGCTTATTTTGGACTTTCAGAAAGGCAAAGGGAAAGATATTAAAGAGGTTTTGCAGGGTGTTCATTTGAATATGATTAGCCTAAAGATGCAGGGAGAGGCCTTAGGGATTTTTGCAGAGGATTATCTGCGGGAGTTGGGGCGTTTTAGCTACTCTTCTGATTTGGACCTCTTGCTGAGCGGCAATAGTTTTCAGGCTTTATCTTGGCAGCAATTGTATGGAGGCACCTATCCTAAATTGCGGGCGTTTCAGATTAACATCTGCTTGAAAGATGGGGCTATTACGGCTTTATCGGATGCCTTGACGGAGATTAAATTTGCCTTTGAGGAGTTGCGGGCTGCAGGAGCCCCCCCTTGGGATGCCCAGCATTATTTTCAGATCAACTTTGAATTGGAGGAGAATTACTTCCGTTCTATTTCGGCCATTCGGGCCTTTAAGCGGCTTTGGTTGGGGGTATTAGAAGCTCAGGGGCTAGAGAAAGTGAGCTGGCCTTGGATTCATGCGCAGGCGGTAGTGGCCGAGCGCAAAGAAGATTTGTATTGGCAAATGATCGCCAATAGTACGCAGGCTTTGGCGGCGGCAGTTGGGCAGGTTAATAGTTTGGAATTGCCTATTTTGGGTACGGCCGAGCAGCGTCCTTTTGCTCGCCGGATTGCTCGTAATGCTCAGCATTTGCTACAGCTAGAGAGTCATCTTAATGAGGTAGAAGACCCTGCTGCGGGGGCCTATTATATTGAAAAATACAGTCAAATGCTGGTTAAGGCGAGTTGGGAACAGTTTTTAGAGAAAGCCTAG
- a CDS encoding VWA domain-containing protein, which yields MSAQTHEAYNNYVIYSNELVHALHIMENDFAYLNHAFNDYIEQGEKDIAFDQRIILRNYDYFPVLPRDLYVKLYDDNFYIPSKERGKPLELIGQYHKVVEELEELYEALAQYMETGRYRSDEKLLQGYKYLERIELLYYDAYALEEKLYWRLDASFHHYELPVRNQLYANILLELDELWQEGRRISRGVRAKDRSAGFKANCMYFENLIFKLKKEKAQYLGAIPKDEEIIRDYYEQMINRADLLLADARSYLAQTKYKNKPLGADYHYYRDMLGHYNRYGNGLTALYNKMLDYTTEPRLLADELPPIFELKYPNHPAFDSLRKDSLADPAWALAQMEKNRRDSLARADSLARIKEQPPKLGEPSLEGFATNNLIFLIDISSSMEDEEKLPLLKSSLAQLLSLMRKEDNISIIAYSDKAELLLPPISGQEQEKIMGILEELKVRTSSNADLGLQKAYLLARESFIEGGNNRIIMATDGNFSLDKKTERLIRKSARKDIQLSIFYFSEKEYDYVKNNLQEIVLWGEGSYNYITAQNAKQALLIEAQSVRNTP from the coding sequence ATGTCTGCCCAGACCCATGAGGCATACAACAACTACGTTATATATAGTAATGAGTTGGTGCATGCCTTACACATCATGGAAAATGACTTTGCTTATTTGAATCATGCTTTTAATGACTATATAGAGCAGGGCGAAAAAGATATTGCCTTTGATCAAAGGATCATTTTGCGGAACTACGACTATTTTCCAGTTTTGCCCCGAGACCTTTATGTCAAATTGTATGATGACAATTTTTATATTCCCTCTAAGGAGCGAGGGAAGCCCTTAGAATTGATTGGGCAATATCATAAGGTCGTAGAAGAATTGGAAGAGCTCTATGAGGCCTTGGCCCAGTACATGGAGACGGGCCGTTACCGTTCTGATGAGAAGCTATTGCAGGGCTATAAGTATTTGGAGCGCATAGAGCTGTTATACTATGATGCCTATGCCTTAGAGGAAAAGTTATATTGGCGCTTAGACGCTAGTTTTCATCATTATGAGCTGCCCGTTAGGAATCAGTTGTACGCCAATATTCTGTTAGAACTTGATGAGTTATGGCAGGAGGGGCGTCGAATTAGCCGAGGGGTGCGGGCCAAAGACCGCAGCGCAGGCTTTAAGGCCAACTGCATGTATTTTGAGAACCTGATCTTCAAGCTTAAAAAGGAAAAAGCGCAATATTTGGGGGCTATTCCAAAAGATGAGGAAATCATCCGAGATTATTATGAGCAGATGATCAATCGGGCCGATCTGCTGCTGGCCGATGCCCGCTCTTATTTGGCCCAAACAAAATATAAGAATAAGCCCTTGGGGGCCGATTACCACTATTATAGAGATATGCTGGGCCATTATAATCGCTATGGCAATGGCTTGACGGCCCTCTATAATAAGATGTTGGATTATACCACAGAGCCCAGACTGCTAGCCGATGAGTTGCCGCCTATTTTTGAGCTAAAATATCCAAACCATCCCGCTTTTGATTCTTTGCGCAAGGATAGCCTAGCGGATCCCGCCTGGGCCTTGGCGCAGATGGAGAAAAACCGCAGGGATAGTCTGGCTAGAGCCGATAGTTTGGCCCGAATTAAGGAGCAACCGCCCAAATTGGGAGAGCCGAGCCTAGAGGGCTTTGCCACCAATAACCTCATTTTCCTCATTGATATTTCTTCTTCTATGGAGGATGAAGAAAAGCTGCCCCTACTTAAAAGTTCTTTGGCGCAGCTCCTTTCTTTGATGCGTAAAGAAGATAATATTTCAATTATTGCCTATTCGGATAAAGCCGAGCTGCTGCTGCCGCCCATTTCTGGCCAAGAGCAAGAAAAAATTATGGGCATCTTGGAGGAATTAAAGGTCCGTACGAGCAGTAATGCCGATTTAGGCCTGCAAAAAGCCTATTTGCTTGCTAGAGAAAGCTTTATTGAGGGCGGAAATAATCGCATCATTATGGCCACCGATGGCAATTTTAGCCTCGATAAAAAAACAGAGCGCCTGATCCGAAAAAGTGCCCGCAAAGATATTCAACTCAGCATTTTCTATTTCTCTGAAAAAGAGTACGATTATGTAAAGAATAATCTGCAAGAGATTGTGCTCTGGGGAGAAGGTAGCTATAATTATATTACGGCCCAAAATGCCAAACAAGCGCTGCTCATCGAGGCCCAATCGGTCCGAAATACACCCTAA
- a CDS encoding peptidoglycan-binding protein produces the protein MQKVVITGYKDVACQDATGNAIALQVNPQELQLDYNISYGDKGGSGGDTKTTEHAGGESAPLPGAANYETPDLTIETVVDATGVLPDPGGLPTSVGGAIMAAIKFATGTPTVEDYIKKLKDTCYYYVEETHGPPYLTVTWGSVLPSQSTNIVSSKGVYKCQLQSLSVKYVLFSAQGHPVRAELTLKFKGVEDPEARAKGNSPDLSHFIEIKHGDNLPKLCEDIYGSPEFFMAVARINDLPSVYAIEPGMRLLFPPLDKASR, from the coding sequence ATGCAGAAAGTAGTAATCACTGGCTATAAAGATGTTGCTTGCCAAGATGCAACGGGCAACGCCATTGCCTTGCAAGTAAACCCACAAGAACTACAGCTCGACTATAATATCTCTTATGGCGATAAGGGCGGTAGTGGTGGAGACACCAAAACCACCGAGCATGCTGGTGGAGAGTCGGCGCCTCTTCCTGGGGCAGCTAACTATGAAACGCCTGATTTAACGATTGAGACCGTAGTAGATGCCACGGGGGTATTGCCTGATCCAGGTGGATTACCCACTAGTGTGGGAGGAGCGATTATGGCGGCCATTAAGTTTGCCACCGGAACGCCCACGGTAGAAGATTATATCAAGAAGTTGAAAGACACTTGTTATTATTATGTAGAGGAGACCCACGGTCCTCCCTACCTTACCGTAACTTGGGGTTCTGTATTGCCTTCTCAATCGACCAATATTGTTTCTTCTAAGGGGGTATATAAGTGCCAGTTGCAGAGTTTGTCTGTAAAGTATGTTTTGTTTAGTGCGCAGGGGCATCCTGTTCGGGCAGAGCTAACCTTAAAGTTTAAGGGAGTGGAAGATCCAGAGGCTAGAGCCAAGGGTAACTCTCCTGACTTGAGTCACTTTATTGAAATTAAGCATGGCGATAACCTGCCTAAGCTTTGTGAAGATATTTATGGTAGTCCAGAGTTCTTTATGGCGGTGGCCAGAATCAACGACTTACCTTCTGTTTATGCGATTGAGCCAGGCATGCGCCTACTCTTTCCGCCTCTAGATAAGGCTTCTCGCTAG
- a CDS encoding mechanosensitive ion channel family protein, translated as MFEQILIYWKQYLGQDWNDWQIKLALSVVLWIFFSLLKRLLKNSVARRLKGNPVARYNWNKGISYIINGVSLLSLAFLWSNQFESFATFLGLLSAGLAIAFRDPIVNMAGWYYIVLRKPFKVGDRIQVGDKTGDVIDIKLFDFVMLELGNWVHSDQSTGRLLSIPNMRVFNTDIANYNATLDFIWNELELDITFDSNWAKAKSILTEILNQKAPTYYEQARENLRNMSGEYLIYYNKLTPIVYTSVEREGIRFSLRYLCPPKQRRGSAEQIWESILLAFAKAEDIEWAYPTQRIIGWPENENKA; from the coding sequence ATGTTTGAGCAGATACTAATATACTGGAAGCAGTACTTGGGGCAAGACTGGAACGACTGGCAGATCAAGCTAGCCTTATCTGTTGTTTTATGGATCTTTTTTAGTTTGCTCAAGCGGCTGCTCAAGAACTCGGTGGCTAGGCGGTTGAAGGGGAACCCCGTGGCTCGATACAACTGGAACAAAGGCATATCTTATATCATTAATGGAGTTTCATTGCTCTCCTTAGCCTTTTTGTGGTCCAACCAATTTGAGTCCTTTGCCACCTTTTTGGGCCTATTATCGGCGGGATTGGCCATTGCCTTTAGGGACCCCATAGTAAACATGGCGGGTTGGTACTACATTGTCTTGCGCAAACCCTTTAAGGTGGGCGACCGCATACAAGTAGGCGATAAAACGGGAGATGTCATTGACATCAAGCTCTTTGACTTTGTCATGTTAGAATTGGGCAACTGGGTACATAGCGACCAAAGCACGGGCCGGCTGTTGTCTATTCCGAATATGCGTGTTTTTAATACCGACATTGCCAACTACAATGCGACCTTAGACTTTATTTGGAACGAACTAGAGCTAGACATCACCTTTGATAGCAATTGGGCCAAAGCCAAATCTATTTTGACAGAGATCCTTAACCAAAAAGCGCCCACCTACTACGAGCAAGCTAGAGAGAACCTGCGCAACATGAGCGGAGAATACCTGATCTACTACAACAAACTCACGCCCATTGTCTATACCTCTGTAGAGCGAGAAGGGATACGTTTTTCCTTGCGCTATCTTTGTCCACCCAAGCAAAGAAGAGGATCGGCGGAGCAAATTTGGGAAAGCATCCTACTGGCCTTTGCCAAAGCGGAGGATATAGAATGGGCCTATCCGACGCAGCGAATTATAGGCTGGCCAGAAAATGAAAACAAGGCTTAG